The genomic segment CCTTCCACGGCGGTCACGACTGGCTGGCCGAACACGGCGTGACCATCACCCTCCTGAACGACGAGGCCTGCACCACCCTGATGCGCGATTTCATCGCCACCCACCCCACCCTGTGGTTCGAAGACATCGGAAAAGACTAAGACTTCGAAACACGCCCAACCCCGCCCAGCAGAACGCGGAAACGCCAGCACACCGACCACATGCCAACAAAGCCGCCCCGGCAAACGCGACCAAACCGGCTGCCACACCATCCACATGCCAACAAAGCCGCCCCGGCAAACGCGACCAGACCGGCCACCACCATCCACGTGCCAACAGAAACCAGGCCCAGCAACCGAAACCAGGCCGCCCATCCCTCCCCATCCCCGGTCCAAAGCCAAAACACGGCGAAGTACCCGATGTCAAGGCATCTTTCCCGCCTTGACATCGGGTACTTCGCCGTAGTCACACTGAAAAACCGGGGTGGCTCAACCCAAGAGCCGGCCCAAACCTCAAGGCATCGTCCGAACCCGATCCCGCCCCGCCTCTTTCGCCACGTACAACGCCCGATCCGCCGCCAGCAACAAGGGCTCCAGCGTCTGCCCGTCCCGCGGTTGCGCGGCCACGCCGATCGAGATCGTGATGCCGATTTCCCCACCGGCCACCGGAATGGTCAGCGCCGCCACCCGGTGCCGGATGCGTTCGGCGATGGTGACGGCGTCGAATCGGTTGGTGCCGGGCAGCAGGATCACGAATTCCTCACCGCCGAACCGGGCGAGTACGTCTGCGCTGCGTACCTCGGCCCGCAGCGCCGCGGCGACGGCGAGTAGGACCTTGTCCCCGACGAGGTGGCCGTGCCGGTCGTTGATGACCTTGAAGTGGTCAAGATCCAGCATCAGCACGCTCGCCGGCATGCCCCGCCGTCGCCCGCGGGCGAGTTCGCTGGTGGCGATCTCGGTCCAGCGCACCGCGTTGAGCAGGCCGGTCTTCCCGTCGGCGTCGGCTTGTTCGCGCAACTGCTGGACCAGCGTGCTCCGGTGCAGCACCAGCGTCACCCCCATGATCAGCACCAGCATCGGCGGCCAGTCCACCAGCGCCCAGGCCAGGAGCACGCCGAGCGCGATCGTCGACGCTTCGAGCGCGTACTCCGGCGGGGAGAACAGGGCGTCGCGCAGGCGCGTGCCCGGGCGGCTGCGGTGGACGGCGAAGGTGATCAGGGCGGTGTTGCTCAGCCCGTAGAGCAGCGCGGCGACGAAGATCGCCAGCTCATGGGGCACGAACGGCACCAGGTTCGCCAGGTACGCCGCCACGATCGAGGCGGCGGCGCTGAAGGTCTGCCGGTAGACCTCGCGGTGGCGCACCCGCAGCCAGCGGTAGGCGTACGAGACCGCGATGACCACCGCGGCCAGCCCCGGGTGCAGCAGCAGCGCCGCGGCGAACATCCACACCGAGTTGAGGTCGATGTGCGGGCCGTCGAGGAATTCGGCGCGGCTGCGTTCGATCGAGCGCGACACCTCGACGTAGACCACGCAGCACGCGATCAGGATCCAGAACGGGCGCCAGTCGCGCTCGGGCACCGGCAGCGCGTGGAACGCCACGGCCGCGCCGGTGAGCGCGGTCAGATCGACCGCGAGCACATAGCCGACGAGGAACCGATCGGGCAGACGCCACAGCCGCCATCGACCGACGGCGAACACCCCGAACGGCCCCCAGCCGGGCTGGGTCCGCTCCCCCTCCACCTCGTCAAGGAAACCACTGTTCGTGCCGGATTCACTCGGGCAATCGGAGGAAACCGGATACGCATCGAGCACGCGGCACTACGAACAGCGAGCCGTGGATTCCGGCGGCACCAGGCGGTTCCCGCTCAGCGGAAACGCGGCAGGTCAGGCGGCGGCGACCGCGCCGCCGACCACGGCCCACCCCGCCGGGGTCAGTTCGGCACGCACCCGGGCGCCGGGCAGCGCGGCCTCGGCCGGGCGGAGGTAACCGCTGTGGGCGAGCGCGTGCGCGGTGACCTGGTCGCAGCAGGCGAAGCCGTCGACGAACAGGTCCGGCTCGCAGCTCGCGGACATCATCGCCCGCCGCTGAGCCACGGCGCGGAGCATGGCCCGTGCGCGATGACTCAGTTCGCTTTGCTCTGACATCAGACTTTTCCCCCTTGAGAAGTAACCCTCTGTCACTTGCCTATCGGCCGTTGGTCCGAAAGTGTTAGCTACTTGGTGAGACGGAGTTCACATCGACCTGGTTCCCGCCCGTTCGGGCAGGGTTCCGGCGAGCGCCGGTTCCAGCATCCGGGCCCACTGGCGCACGATCCGGCGCCGTCGCCGGGTGTCGTCGCTGAGCAGGTTCGCCAGGCCCAGTCCCCGCGCCAGGTCCAGCGTGGCCTGCACCGTCTCCCGGACCCCCGGCCGGGATTCGTCCGCGCCCAGCAGTTCCAGCGCGACCCGGTGCGCCTCGCGCCCGACCCGCGCCTCCAGCGGCGCGAGGACCGCCAGCAGCTTCGGATCGGTGGAAGCGGCCACCCACAGCTGCAGGGCCGCGCGGAACATCGGCCCGGTGTAGAGGTTCAGCAGCATCTCGGCGACGGCTTCGCTGCGTGACGCGCCGTTCGGCAGCAGCTCCACGTGCCGCC from the Amycolatopsis magusensis genome contains:
- a CDS encoding GGDEF domain-containing protein, translating into MEGERTQPGWGPFGVFAVGRWRLWRLPDRFLVGYVLAVDLTALTGAAVAFHALPVPERDWRPFWILIACCVVYVEVSRSIERSRAEFLDGPHIDLNSVWMFAAALLLHPGLAAVVIAVSYAYRWLRVRHREVYRQTFSAAASIVAAYLANLVPFVPHELAIFVAALLYGLSNTALITFAVHRSRPGTRLRDALFSPPEYALEASTIALGVLLAWALVDWPPMLVLIMGVTLVLHRSTLVQQLREQADADGKTGLLNAVRWTEIATSELARGRRRGMPASVLMLDLDHFKVINDRHGHLVGDKVLLAVAAALRAEVRSADVLARFGGEEFVILLPGTNRFDAVTIAERIRHRVAALTIPVAGGEIGITISIGVAAQPRDGQTLEPLLLAADRALYVAKEAGRDRVRTMP
- a CDS encoding TetR/AcrR family transcriptional regulator, which produces MREPQQERSRTTRRRLVEAAVECLATRGWHGTTVAMVAEQAGVSRGAAQHHFPTREDLVVAAVEQVGEVQLAELRRHVELLPNGASRSEAVAEMLLNLYTGPMFRAALQLWVAASTDPKLLAVLAPLEARVGREAHRVALELLGADESRPGVRETVQATLDLARGLGLANLLSDDTRRRRRIVRQWARMLEPALAGTLPERAGTRSM